AAGCTGAAATCGCCAAGGGCAATGCTGAAGCGATGAACAGGATGGGCATGCTCTACTATGATGGCAGGCAGGTTTCCCAAAGCAAGGATGAAGCAATGAGACACTTCCGCATGGCCGCTGAGAAGAATTATCCCCTTGGTGCCTACAACCTTGCCGTTTGCCTCGAAGACAGCCATGCCGGGGGTTTGTTTGCGGAGGCATGCAAGTTCTACCTTCAGGCAGCGAATCACGGCTTCGCTCCGGCAATGTATGCCCTCGGAGTCAATTACCACCAAGGCAGGGGGGTGACCCAAAGCCATGAACAAGCCTATTTCTGGATACTGCTTGCCTGCGCCCAGGCAAACGGGGACCAATTTGACGAATTCGCAAAGGCAAGGGACAACCTGGCAACCTGGCTGAGCGCGGAAGAGATCAAGGCGCAACAAAAGAATGCCCTTGACTGGACCCAGAAAAACGCGGCCAGGATCGCGCAAACTCCTCAACTGCGTACCGCTGCCAAAGATTCCATCGTAACCACTCCCGTCAGAGGAGGCGGAGGAGGCGGAAAAGGCGGAGGTGTAACGCCCACTGCCCAGCAGCCGGTCACACCGGTCATAGATAATAACCAAACTACTGTCGGGCGCTTTGAAATACCACCCGGGGGCCTATAAAAACAAAGGAACATAAGTATGAAATTCATCA
The DNA window shown above is from Candidatus Syntrophosphaera sp. and carries:
- a CDS encoding sel1 repeat family protein, giving the protein MMVKMKPLLVFLLLLVMTGLFSDDTQDADLKAIKAEIAKGNAEAMNRMGMLYYDGRQVSQSKDEAMRHFRMAAEKNYPLGAYNLAVCLEDSHAGGLFAEACKFYLQAANHGFAPAMYALGVNYHQGRGVTQSHEQAYFWILLACAQANGDQFDEFAKARDNLATWLSAEEIKAQQKNALDWTQKNAARIAQTPQLRTAAKDSIVTTPVRGGGGGGKGGGVTPTAQQPVTPVIDNNQTTVGRFEIPPGGL